Part of the Candidatus Methylomirabilota bacterium genome, TGATAGAAGGCCGGCATGGGGGGCAGGATCACCGCACCCATCTCGGCCAGCTGGGTGAGCATGCGTAGGTGGCCCACGTGCAGCGGCGTCTCGCGCACGAGCAGGATGAGGGGCCGGCCCTCTTTGAGGGTCACGTCGGCCGCCCGCGTCATGAGATTGTCCGCCAGACAGTGGGCCACCGAGGCCGCCTCTTTCACGCTGCACGGCGCGATGACCATGCCGTCGGTCTTGAAGGAGCCCGAGGCGATGCTCGCGCCGATGTCCTTGTTGTCATGGCGGTGGGTGGCGAGCGCCTCCACGTCCTTCACCGCCCAGTCGGTCTCTTCCACGATGGTTCGCTTGGCGGGATCCGAGAGCACCAGGTGGGTCTCGACCCCGGGGGCCGCGCGCAGCAGCTCGAGAAGGCGTATGCCGTACACCACGCCCGAGGCTCCGCTGAGGCCGACCACGATCCGCCTCACAGGCGAAGCCTCCGCTTGAACACCTCTTCACGGGTCTTGCGGTAGAGGACGTCCCACTCGGCGCTGCCCTCGGGCGCCGGGCGCGAGTAGCTCGCGAGGGTCTTGCGCACTTCCTGATCCACCGTCTCCTCGAGACGTCCTTCCTCCTCGAGGACGCGGAAGACCTCGGTCCGGAGGTGACCGCGCACCTTGTCGTCGGCAAAGCCCCGGATGACCACGCCCTCCGTCTGCGCCAGGTCGGCCACGACCCGATCGGCGAGCCCGAAGAGACGCTCGCGGCTCATCCGCATCACAGGACAAACCCCCGCTCCCGCGCGAGCTTGGTCTTGGCCAGGGTGAAGAGCCGCTTGTAGTCGGAGGCCGAGTCCTTGATGAGCTTGGCATTCTCCATCAAGAGCGTGGTCACTTCCGTCTCGATCTTCTCCTCGGCCAGGAAGTTCTCGGACAGGATGTGACGCACGACGTCTCGAGCCCGGGCCTCGTCCTTGATCTCGACGAGCTTGCGTCCCACGAGCCGCTTGACGACGGATTCGGCCATCCTGCCCGCGATGTCATCGCGCCTGGACATATGAACACTCGAGACTACACGCGCATGTCTCGGGGTGTCAAGCGGAAGTAGCCGAGAAATCGGTCAAATCTCGGCCTCGGCCGCGGGCAGAAGCAGCCGGAACCGTGAGCCCTTTCCGGGCAGGCTTTCGACCTCCACGGCCCCGCCATGGGCCTCGGCCAGGGAGCGGACCACATGGAGCCCGAGACCCAGTCCGGAAGCCGCCTTTGTCTCCGGATGAGCGATCCGCACGTAGCGGTCGAAGATCCGCGGCAGATCCTCGGCGGGAATGCCAATCCCTTCGTCCTCCACGGTCAGCTCCATCGTGTCCGGGCGGTCGCTGGCGACCGCGGCGGCGACCCGGACGCGCCCACCGCGCGGCGAATACTTGACCGCATTCGACATCAGGTTCTTGAGCATGCGATCCACCGCGTCGCGATCGGCCGACACCGCGCCCAGCCCTTCGGCCACTTGACCCTCGATGCGGTGGCGCGGGTGCTGCGAAGCGAAGAGGTCGACATTGCGCTCGACGAGCTCGCCGAGATCCACGCGCTCGGGCCGAAGCTCCAGCGGGCGCCCCGCCTCGATGCGGGAGAGATCGAGGAGATCGGTCACGATACGACCCAGACGCTGCGCCTCCGTGCGCACGTGCCCGAGATAGCGCCGCGCTTGATCGGGCGGGACGACACGCTCGAGCAGGAGCTCGCTGAAGCCCTGGAGCGCTGTGAGGGGTGTGCGGAGCTCATGGGAGACCACGGACAGGAACTCGCTCTTCGCCTGGTCGATCTCGCGCAGCCGACGGGTCGC contains:
- a CDS encoding UbiX family flavin prenyltransferase — its product is MRRIVVGLSGASGVVYGIRLLELLRAAPGVETHLVLSDPAKRTIVEETDWAVKDVEALATHRHDNKDIGASIASGSFKTDGMVIAPCSVKEAASVAHCLADNLMTRAADVTLKEGRPLILLVRETPLHVGHLRMLTQLAEMGAVILPPMPAFYQRPKQIEDLVDHTLARVLDRLQIPQTLVGEWQGTNRRPPRA
- a CDS encoding DUF507 family protein, with the translated sequence MSRERLFGLADRVVADLAQTEGVVIRGFADDKVRGHLRTEVFRVLEEEGRLEETVDQEVRKTLASYSRPAPEGSAEWDVLYRKTREEVFKRRLRL
- a CDS encoding DUF507 family protein, with translation MSRRDDIAGRMAESVVKRLVGRKLVEIKDEARARDVVRHILSENFLAEEKIETEVTTLLMENAKLIKDSASDYKRLFTLAKTKLARERGFVL